Proteins encoded together in one Chitinophaga lutea window:
- a CDS encoding DUF2795 domain-containing protein has product MYWTLELASYLEDAPWPATKDELIDYAIRSGAPIEVIENLQELEDEGEIYEGIEDIWSDYPSQDDFFFNEDEY; this is encoded by the coding sequence ATGTACTGGACCTTAGAATTAGCTTCGTACCTGGAGGATGCTCCATGGCCCGCTACCAAAGACGAACTCATAGACTACGCCATCCGTTCCGGTGCACCCATCGAAGTTATCGAAAACTTGCAGGAACTGGAAGATGAAGGAGAAATTTATGAAGGTATTGAGGATATCTGGTCTGATTATCCGTCGCAAGACGATTTCTTCTTCAACGAAGACGAATATTAG
- a CDS encoding enoyl-ACP reductase FabI — MAHNLLQGKKGIIFGALDSNSIAWKTAERCVQEGAQIVLTNAPIALRMGELNKLAEACNAPVIAADATSMDDLNNLFTKSMEHFGGKIDFVLHSIGMSVNVRKGKPYTDLDYDFFHKGLDISAMSLHRVLQTAYKLDALNEWGSVVALTYIAAQRVFPDYSDMADAKSMLESISRSFGYHYGVKKKVRINTISQSPTKTTAGSGVKGFDGFMAYAEKMSPLGNASADQCADYTVTLFSDYTRMVTMQNLFHDGGFSYTGISLPVAEQMEK, encoded by the coding sequence ATGGCTCATAACTTATTACAAGGGAAGAAAGGGATCATCTTTGGAGCACTGGATTCTAATTCCATTGCGTGGAAAACTGCAGAGCGCTGCGTACAGGAAGGCGCACAGATCGTGCTGACCAACGCCCCTATTGCGCTGCGCATGGGTGAGCTGAACAAACTGGCGGAAGCCTGCAACGCCCCGGTGATCGCCGCGGACGCTACCAGCATGGATGACCTTAATAACCTGTTTACCAAATCTATGGAGCACTTCGGCGGTAAGATCGACTTCGTGCTGCACTCGATTGGTATGAGTGTGAACGTTCGTAAAGGAAAACCCTATACTGACCTGGATTACGACTTTTTTCACAAAGGGCTCGACATCTCTGCCATGTCGCTCCACCGCGTATTGCAAACCGCCTATAAACTGGATGCCCTCAACGAATGGGGCTCCGTGGTGGCACTTACCTATATCGCCGCGCAAAGGGTGTTCCCCGATTACAGCGATATGGCGGATGCCAAATCCATGCTGGAATCCATTTCCCGCAGTTTCGGCTACCATTACGGCGTGAAAAAGAAAGTACGCATCAACACCATTTCACAGTCTCCCACCAAAACCACGGCCGGCAGCGGCGTAAAAGGCTTCGACGGTTTCATGGCCTATGCCGAGAAAATGAGCCCGCTGGGCAATGCCTCGGCCGACCAGTGTGCTGATTACACCGTAACGCTGTTTTCAGACTATACCCGCATGGTCACCATGCAGAACCTCTTCCACGACGGAGGTTTCTCCTACACCGGCATTTCATTGCCTGTGGCGGAGCAGATGGAGAAATAA
- the recN gene encoding DNA repair protein RecN produces the protein MLFRLVIQNYAIIEQLEVDFSANLNVITGETGAGKSILLGALSLILGERADPSVLFDKTRKCVIEGQFKVKREQVQAFFEANELDLEEGVIIRREISAAGKSRAFINDTPVNLGQLSELSGLLVDLHQQFDTLELEKSDFQRQVIDALAGHHDQLQLYTRQFRDYSRLQKELKELEQQRDHANKESDYHKFLLDELLEAALQDGEVEALEAEQQMLSHAEEIKGTLNRICFQLSEDEQPVLQQLRQLQASLQTLAAYHKDIPALSERMQSSYLELQDIAAEVEQLNDHVQFDGERLEQLTERLNMANRLLKKHNAHNTGELLAIQADLDQKLQGMLNLDDRILELQKNIAVLQQQLEQAASAITRERKAKVEPFEQKVNALLAQVGMPNARIKVDIQQGPLQLYGQDVIEFLFDANKGNQFGPIRKVASGGELSRLMLCIKSLVARSVALPTLIFDEIDTGISGEAARQVGIIMKELARGHQVVCITHQPQLAGKADAHYFVYKQLEGEKVHTHVRLLTQEERITAIAKMLSGEKPTAAALENAREMVTQ, from the coding sequence ATGTTATTCCGCTTAGTTATTCAGAATTACGCGATCATTGAGCAACTGGAAGTGGATTTTTCCGCCAACCTCAATGTCATTACCGGCGAAACAGGTGCAGGTAAATCCATTCTGCTGGGGGCGCTCAGCCTTATATTGGGTGAGCGGGCAGACCCTTCGGTGTTGTTCGACAAAACAAGGAAGTGTGTGATAGAGGGGCAGTTTAAAGTGAAAAGAGAGCAGGTGCAGGCCTTTTTTGAAGCCAATGAGCTCGACCTCGAGGAAGGGGTGATCATCCGCCGCGAGATCTCAGCCGCCGGTAAATCCAGGGCCTTTATCAACGATACGCCCGTCAACCTCGGGCAGCTCTCCGAACTGAGCGGCCTGCTGGTAGACCTGCACCAGCAGTTTGATACCCTTGAGCTGGAAAAATCAGACTTCCAGCGGCAGGTGATCGATGCGCTGGCCGGCCACCACGACCAGCTGCAGCTGTACACCCGCCAGTTCAGGGACTACAGCCGCCTGCAAAAAGAACTCAAAGAACTGGAGCAGCAGCGCGATCATGCCAATAAAGAATCCGACTATCATAAATTTTTACTCGACGAATTGCTGGAAGCGGCTTTGCAGGACGGTGAAGTTGAGGCCCTCGAGGCGGAGCAGCAGATGCTGAGCCACGCCGAGGAAATCAAGGGCACGCTGAACCGCATCTGTTTTCAGCTGAGTGAAGACGAGCAGCCGGTGTTACAGCAGCTTCGCCAGTTACAGGCCTCTCTGCAAACGCTGGCCGCTTATCATAAAGACATCCCCGCGCTCTCCGAGAGGATGCAAAGCAGTTATCTCGAGCTACAGGACATTGCGGCCGAAGTGGAGCAGCTCAATGATCACGTGCAGTTTGACGGAGAGCGGCTGGAGCAGCTGACGGAAAGGCTCAACATGGCTAACCGGCTGCTCAAGAAACACAATGCCCACAATACAGGCGAATTGCTGGCCATCCAGGCAGATCTCGATCAGAAACTCCAGGGCATGCTGAACCTCGACGACCGCATCCTGGAGCTGCAGAAAAATATCGCGGTGCTGCAGCAGCAGCTGGAACAGGCCGCCAGCGCCATTACCCGCGAGCGCAAGGCAAAGGTGGAGCCTTTTGAACAGAAGGTGAACGCCCTGCTGGCACAGGTGGGGATGCCCAATGCGCGCATAAAGGTGGATATCCAGCAGGGGCCGCTGCAATTGTACGGCCAGGACGTGATAGAGTTTTTGTTCGACGCCAACAAGGGCAACCAGTTCGGTCCCATCCGCAAGGTGGCTTCCGGTGGGGAGCTGAGCAGGCTGATGCTGTGCATCAAATCGCTGGTGGCGCGTTCGGTGGCATTACCCACCCTGATATTCGATGAAATCGATACCGGTATTTCAGGGGAAGCGGCGCGCCAGGTGGGGATTATCATGAAAGAACTGGCCCGCGGCCATCAGGTGGTATGCATCACCCACCAGCCGCAGCTGGCCGGAAAAGCAGACGCGCATTACTTTGTGTACAAGCAGCTGGAAGGGGAGAAGGTGCATACCCATGTGCGCCTGCTGACGCAGGAAGAACGCATCACCGCCATTGCCAAAATGCTGAGCGGGGAGAAGCCCACGGCCGCAGCTTTGGAAAACGCGCGGGAGATGGTTACGCAATAA
- a CDS encoding tetratricopeptide repeat protein codes for MRFIFIIAICCSISVHVSAREKKYEFNTRCQQAYDAIMQLRLNTGRAMLEEEKRSNPDNLIPYFLDNYIDFFTLFFNEDPDVYARQRKLRGTRLDLMSEGPSGSPYYLYTQAAIKFQWAMVKVKFGEKWDAVWEIRKAYLTLKENQRKFPQFLPNNMMVGSMQTVFGTIPEGYKWITNILGLRGSIKDGMALLQGFINSNDPTAVAFREESYYYYCYLKLFIENKPEQLWQFIQQKRLDTEHNYLFALMVANLSMNNQKADQGIKVLQEFNHTAEYADIHYHNYVLGIMKLERQDEDAIAYLERFVNNFRGKFYVKEALQRLSWAYYLKGNMAMANKYRGLVASRGNTETDADKQAQKEAKSGAWPNPTLLKARLLSDGGQYTAARDLLLAKRAGDFSTVSEKLEYAYRLGRIYDEMGLDTNAMRLYETTIRIGSNRPEYFAARSALQLGYIYEKMGDKGKARQSFQTCLDMQGHDYKNSLDQRAKAGLLRLDGK; via the coding sequence ATGCGTTTTATTTTCATCATCGCGATCTGCTGCAGTATATCCGTTCACGTAAGTGCACGGGAGAAGAAGTATGAGTTCAATACCCGCTGCCAGCAGGCCTACGATGCCATCATGCAGCTCCGGCTCAATACCGGCAGGGCCATGCTGGAGGAAGAAAAGCGCAGCAACCCCGATAACCTCATTCCTTATTTCCTGGATAACTACATCGATTTTTTCACCCTGTTCTTCAACGAAGATCCCGATGTGTATGCCCGGCAGCGCAAGCTGCGCGGCACCCGGCTCGACCTGATGAGTGAAGGCCCGTCCGGCTCGCCGTATTACCTCTATACGCAGGCCGCCATCAAGTTCCAGTGGGCCATGGTAAAAGTGAAGTTCGGGGAGAAGTGGGACGCCGTCTGGGAAATACGCAAGGCTTACTTGACGCTGAAAGAAAACCAGCGTAAGTTCCCCCAGTTTTTACCGAACAACATGATGGTGGGATCCATGCAAACCGTGTTCGGCACCATTCCCGAAGGCTATAAATGGATCACGAACATCCTCGGCCTGCGGGGCAGTATCAAAGACGGGATGGCGCTGCTGCAGGGATTCATCAATAGCAACGATCCCACTGCGGTGGCATTCCGCGAAGAAAGCTATTATTACTACTGCTACCTGAAATTGTTCATCGAAAATAAACCCGAACAGCTCTGGCAGTTCATCCAGCAGAAGCGGCTGGATACCGAGCATAATTACCTGTTCGCGCTCATGGTGGCCAACCTGTCGATGAATAACCAGAAAGCCGACCAGGGCATTAAAGTGCTCCAGGAGTTCAATCATACCGCCGAATACGCCGATATTCATTATCACAACTACGTGCTGGGCATCATGAAACTGGAGCGCCAGGATGAGGATGCCATAGCGTATCTCGAAAGGTTCGTGAATAACTTCCGGGGTAAATTTTATGTGAAGGAAGCGCTGCAGCGCCTCAGCTGGGCGTATTACCTGAAAGGCAATATGGCCATGGCCAATAAGTACCGGGGGCTGGTTGCATCGCGTGGGAACACGGAAACGGATGCCGACAAACAGGCGCAGAAAGAGGCCAAAAGCGGCGCATGGCCCAATCCTACGCTGTTAAAAGCCCGGCTGCTGAGCGATGGCGGCCAGTACACAGCCGCCCGCGACCTTTTGCTGGCCAAACGTGCCGGCGACTTCAGCACCGTATCCGAAAAACTTGAATACGCTTACCGCCTGGGCCGTATTTACGATGAAATGGGGCTGGATACCAACGCCATGCGCCTCTATGAAACCACTATCAGGATCGGCAGCAACCGCCCTGAATATTTTGCTGCACGCTCTGCCCTGCAATTAGGCTATATTTATGAAAAGATGGGCGACAAAGGCAAAGCGCGGCAGAGCTTCCAAACCTGCCTCGACATGCAGGGCCACGATTACAAAAACTCGCTCGACCAGCGCGCGAAAGCGGGATTGTTGCGGCTGGACGGGAAGTAG
- a CDS encoding zinc ribbon domain-containing protein, whose product MATVKEYNVEEKLVAVLKLQKIDSKLDEIQVLKGELPMEVRDLEDEIEGLNHRQTHIEDEIKGITDFVASKKAAIKEAEALAKKYEKQQDNVKNSREFEAISKEIEMQNLEIKLAEKHIKDANEEIKDKNRTLEVAKKAVSEKEQNLKHKKGELEKIISETDKEERAFEKQSEDAREKVDARLLQAYEKIRKNYRNGLAVVTIVRDSCGGCFNAIPPQRQAEIRQRKKIIVCEHCGRIVVDNDLDATVTI is encoded by the coding sequence ATGGCTACTGTTAAAGAATACAACGTTGAGGAGAAGCTGGTCGCTGTACTGAAATTACAGAAGATCGATTCCAAGTTGGACGAAATCCAGGTACTGAAAGGTGAGTTGCCGATGGAAGTACGTGACCTGGAAGACGAAATCGAGGGCCTCAATCACCGCCAGACTCATATTGAAGATGAGATCAAAGGCATTACCGACTTTGTGGCTTCCAAAAAAGCAGCCATTAAAGAAGCGGAAGCCCTGGCGAAGAAATACGAGAAGCAGCAGGACAATGTGAAGAACAGCCGTGAGTTCGAAGCGATCTCCAAAGAGATCGAAATGCAGAACCTGGAGATCAAGCTGGCAGAGAAACATATCAAAGACGCCAACGAAGAGATCAAGGATAAGAACCGCACCCTGGAAGTAGCAAAGAAAGCTGTATCGGAGAAGGAGCAGAACCTGAAGCATAAAAAAGGCGAACTGGAGAAAATCATCAGTGAAACCGATAAAGAGGAAAGGGCTTTCGAAAAACAGAGCGAAGACGCCCGTGAAAAGGTAGACGCGCGTCTGCTGCAGGCGTATGAAAAAATCCGTAAGAACTACCGCAACGGCCTGGCCGTGGTGACCATCGTACGTGATTCCTGCGGCGGCTGTTTCAACGCTATTCCGCCCCAGCGCCAGGCTGAAATCCGCCAGCGCAAGAAAATCATCGTATGCGAGCATTGCGGCCGCATCGTGGTGGATAACGACCTGGATGCCACCGTTACCATCTAA
- a CDS encoding Nif3-like dinuclear metal center hexameric protein codes for MYIHDIIQVLEAFAPLSYQEHYDNAGLIFGSPETPVTGVLLTLDATEAVLDEAKEKGCNLVVAHHPIVFGGLKKITGRNYVERVAIKAIKNDIAVYAAHTNLDNVRGGVSAMMAARLDLQHTRVLAPKRELLRKLYTFAPLADAEIVRAALFAAGAGHIGKYRECSFYSNGTGTFKGAPDTDPYVGKPGERHLEEETRIEVIFPAHLEDWVIRALLQHHPYEEVAYDVVKLENAYAEVGSGLIGTLPAEMDEMDFLHLVKERFNTACVRYTPLRGKKVRQVALCGGAGSFLLKQAKSAGADAFVSADFKYHEFFDAENQLIIADVGHFESEQFAVDLFYHILTENFRKFAPLKSTINTNPVNYL; via the coding sequence ATGTACATCCACGATATAATACAAGTGCTGGAAGCATTTGCCCCGCTGAGTTACCAGGAGCATTATGACAACGCCGGCCTTATTTTCGGCAGCCCGGAAACACCCGTGACCGGCGTGCTGCTCACGCTGGATGCTACCGAAGCGGTGCTCGACGAAGCGAAGGAAAAAGGATGCAACCTGGTGGTGGCCCATCATCCCATCGTGTTCGGCGGGCTGAAAAAGATCACCGGCCGCAATTACGTGGAGCGGGTGGCCATCAAAGCCATTAAAAACGATATCGCCGTATATGCCGCCCATACCAACCTTGACAATGTGCGGGGAGGGGTGAGCGCCATGATGGCGGCGCGGCTGGACCTGCAACATACCCGGGTACTGGCCCCCAAAAGGGAACTGCTGCGCAAGTTATACACCTTCGCCCCCCTTGCCGACGCCGAAATTGTGCGGGCCGCCCTTTTTGCCGCCGGGGCCGGCCATATCGGCAAATACAGGGAATGCAGCTTTTACAGCAACGGCACCGGCACCTTCAAAGGCGCACCGGATACGGACCCCTATGTGGGAAAACCCGGGGAAAGGCACCTGGAGGAGGAAACCAGGATAGAAGTGATTTTCCCGGCCCATCTCGAAGACTGGGTGATCCGGGCGTTGCTGCAGCATCATCCTTACGAGGAGGTGGCGTACGACGTGGTGAAGCTGGAGAATGCCTATGCGGAAGTGGGATCCGGTCTCATTGGCACATTACCGGCGGAAATGGACGAAATGGACTTTTTGCACCTCGTGAAGGAGCGGTTCAATACCGCCTGTGTACGGTATACCCCCCTGCGCGGTAAAAAAGTCCGGCAGGTGGCCCTCTGTGGCGGGGCCGGCAGTTTTCTGCTGAAACAGGCAAAATCGGCCGGGGCAGACGCCTTCGTGTCCGCCGACTTTAAATACCATGAATTTTTTGATGCTGAAAATCAATTGATTATAGCGGATGTGGGACATTTTGAGAGCGAACAGTTCGCAGTGGACTTATTTTATCATATATTGACTGAAAATTTCCGTAAATTTGCGCCTCTAAAATCTACCATCAATACAAACCCGGTAAATTATTTATAA
- a CDS encoding carboxypeptidase M32: protein MTVQKTSADLYQDYVEKMQKIADVRNAMSVLGWDQETYLPPAGATFRGRQLTTLSTIAHELFADESLGGLLRELGNRTDLSAIQQKNVALSLEDYEKNRKYPAAFVAEMSSATNAAYHAWIKARKENNFAVFEPLLAKMVDLKKREADILGYTGHPYDALLNEYERGADVQMLDTIFRDVKNSLLPLLQQIALRDVPDRKFLARHYPKDQQWEFGLGILRSMGYDFNAGRQDVSEHPFTTSFNPRDVRVTTRIDEQDLGNMTWSCIHEGGHALYEQGLPAEEYGLPCGEAASLGIHESQSRLWENNVGRSLIFWQHHYGNLQGIFRSNLLAVPLQNFYKAINLVQPSLIRTEADELTYHFHVMIRYEIEKGLLDGSLQTKDLRDIWNQYYLDYLQVKVPDDLRGVLQDIHWSHGSFGYFPTYSLGSFYAAQLYNTAVKQVPGLENAIASGNYNTLLEWLRNNIHRYGRFYTSNELCEKVTGEKLSFKHFLAYAEKKYGGIYELNEQ from the coding sequence ATGACAGTACAAAAAACTTCAGCCGACCTTTACCAGGATTATGTTGAAAAGATGCAGAAAATAGCGGATGTCCGGAATGCCATGTCTGTATTGGGTTGGGACCAGGAAACATACCTTCCCCCCGCAGGCGCCACCTTCCGGGGGCGGCAACTGACCACCCTCAGCACCATTGCCCACGAACTCTTTGCCGACGAATCGCTGGGCGGCCTGCTCCGAGAGCTGGGCAACCGCACCGACCTGAGCGCCATCCAGCAAAAGAACGTGGCCCTTTCCCTCGAAGATTACGAAAAGAACCGCAAATACCCGGCGGCTTTTGTTGCCGAAATGTCGTCGGCCACCAACGCCGCATACCACGCCTGGATCAAGGCGCGCAAGGAAAATAACTTTGCCGTTTTTGAACCACTGCTGGCCAAAATGGTGGATCTGAAAAAACGGGAAGCAGATATCCTCGGTTACACCGGGCACCCCTACGATGCGCTGCTGAACGAATATGAAAGAGGCGCCGACGTGCAGATGCTCGATACCATCTTCAGGGACGTGAAAAACTCCCTCCTGCCGCTGTTGCAACAGATCGCGCTGCGCGATGTGCCGGACCGTAAGTTCCTGGCCCGTCACTATCCCAAAGACCAGCAATGGGAATTCGGGCTGGGCATTCTCCGCTCGATGGGCTACGACTTCAATGCGGGCCGGCAGGATGTGTCCGAACACCCCTTCACCACCAGCTTCAACCCGCGCGATGTGCGCGTGACCACCCGCATCGACGAGCAGGACCTGGGCAATATGACCTGGAGCTGCATCCACGAAGGCGGGCATGCGTTGTACGAACAGGGGCTGCCGGCTGAAGAGTACGGCCTGCCATGCGGCGAGGCGGCCAGCCTGGGCATCCACGAGTCGCAATCGCGGTTATGGGAAAACAATGTAGGCCGCAGCCTCATTTTCTGGCAGCATCACTACGGCAACCTGCAGGGCATCTTCCGCAGCAACCTCCTGGCAGTGCCTCTGCAGAATTTCTATAAAGCCATCAACCTCGTGCAGCCCTCGCTCATCCGCACGGAAGCCGATGAACTGACTTATCACTTCCACGTGATGATCCGCTACGAAATCGAAAAAGGCCTGCTCGATGGCAGCCTGCAGACTAAAGACCTGCGCGACATCTGGAACCAGTATTACCTCGATTACCTGCAGGTGAAAGTGCCCGACGACCTGCGGGGCGTGTTGCAGGACATTCACTGGTCGCACGGCAGCTTCGGCTACTTCCCCACCTACTCGCTCGGCAGTTTTTATGCGGCGCAGCTGTACAACACCGCCGTAAAGCAGGTGCCGGGGCTCGAAAACGCCATTGCCTCCGGCAACTACAACACACTGCTGGAATGGCTCCGCAACAACATCCACCGTTACGGGCGCTTCTATACGTCCAATGAATTGTGCGAAAAAGTAACCGGGGAAAAACTCTCGTTCAAACACTTCCTCGCATACGCGGAAAAGAAGTACGGCGGAATCTATGAGTTAAATGAACAATAA
- a CDS encoding rhodanese-like domain-containing protein, with translation MNRILLMAALLLATFSSQAQNTVSPEVFEKGLQQPGIQLLDVRTAKEFGTGHLSDALQADFTKKEEFFGRIQHLDKSKPVYIYCLSGGRSTAAAKWMRDNGYQQVVELTGGVMAWKNAGKALTGAAAGPQMSIAAFEKGVKAGKWILVDVGAAWCPPCRKMEPIVKQFQAAKKVKVLNVDGGRDIDVMNSIHAKTLPTFVLYKDGKEVWRKEGVATLEELNAAVK, from the coding sequence ATGAACAGGATTTTGCTTATGGCCGCTTTGCTGCTGGCTACCTTCTCCAGCCAGGCTCAAAACACGGTATCACCCGAAGTATTTGAAAAAGGGCTGCAACAGCCCGGCATCCAGCTGCTGGACGTGCGCACCGCCAAAGAGTTCGGTACAGGCCACCTGTCCGATGCATTACAGGCCGATTTCACCAAAAAAGAAGAGTTTTTCGGGCGCATCCAGCACCTCGACAAGTCGAAGCCCGTCTACATATATTGTCTGAGCGGAGGCCGCAGCACCGCAGCCGCCAAATGGATGCGCGACAACGGGTATCAGCAGGTAGTGGAACTGACGGGCGGCGTGATGGCGTGGAAAAACGCCGGGAAAGCGCTCACCGGCGCCGCTGCCGGGCCACAGATGAGCATCGCCGCTTTTGAGAAAGGCGTGAAAGCCGGCAAATGGATACTGGTGGATGTTGGCGCCGCCTGGTGCCCGCCCTGCCGCAAAATGGAGCCCATCGTAAAACAGTTCCAGGCCGCCAAAAAAGTGAAAGTGCTGAATGTGGACGGAGGCCGGGATATCGATGTGATGAACAGCATCCACGCGAAAACACTGCCCACTTTTGTGTTGTATAAAGACGGGAAGGAAGTGTGGCGGAAAGAAGGTGTGGCTACTTTGGAAGAATTGAACGCCGCTGTGAAGTAA
- a CDS encoding methyltransferase domain-containing protein, which produces MEALDKAYWNARYESGETEWDMGTVSPPLRDYIDQLPNKNLRILIPGGGNSYEAKYLWDAGFHDVTVLDISSVVIDRLKRQHEQTGIKFETGDFFEHEAEYDLIIEQTFLCALDPSLRQAYARHMYDLLWEEGRLVGVLFNREFEAPGPPFGGGIKVYRRMFEPYFSFKTFAPCYNSHPARQGKEVFINFRKLDPLSRKR; this is translated from the coding sequence ATGGAGGCATTAGATAAAGCTTATTGGAACGCGCGCTACGAGAGCGGCGAAACCGAATGGGATATGGGAACTGTATCTCCGCCTTTAAGGGATTACATCGATCAGCTACCGAACAAAAACCTCCGGATCCTGATCCCGGGGGGCGGTAACAGCTATGAGGCCAAGTACCTGTGGGACGCCGGGTTTCACGATGTAACAGTGCTCGACATATCGTCCGTGGTCATCGACCGCCTCAAGCGGCAGCATGAACAGACGGGCATCAAGTTCGAGACCGGCGACTTTTTCGAGCACGAAGCAGAGTACGACCTGATTATCGAGCAGACCTTCCTCTGCGCGCTCGATCCCAGCCTGCGCCAGGCTTACGCCCGGCATATGTACGATCTGTTGTGGGAAGAAGGGCGGCTGGTAGGTGTGCTCTTCAACCGCGAGTTTGAAGCGCCCGGCCCGCCGTTTGGCGGCGGCATCAAGGTGTACCGCCGCATGTTTGAGCCATATTTCAGTTTTAAAACTTTTGCACCCTGTTATAATTCCCACCCGGCCCGCCAGGGGAAAGAGGTGTTTATCAACTTCCGAAAGCTCGACCCGCTTTCGAGAAAACGTTAA